One segment of Massilia sp. Se16.2.3 DNA contains the following:
- a CDS encoding DUF2892 domain-containing protein: MFFQKNLPGIERAIRVAIGFCLICFGLLFAQHGWMTWSAIGAGVIAACTGFIGFCPMCAMAGRTLQVDPLFTSIKEGAMFCSTSVGMHLLRGGGALALIALAIHPGSSQPLHVVPLILGAVLLLRGCPMCWLIGLVQTIGNKRT; encoded by the coding sequence ATGTTTTTCCAGAAGAACCTCCCCGGTATCGAGCGTGCCATCCGTGTTGCCATTGGCTTCTGCCTGATCTGCTTCGGGCTGCTTTTCGCCCAGCACGGCTGGATGACATGGTCCGCCATCGGTGCCGGCGTGATCGCCGCATGCACCGGCTTCATCGGTTTTTGCCCGATGTGTGCCATGGCCGGACGCACACTGCAGGTCGATCCCCTGTTCACATCTATTAAGGAGGGAGCCATGTTTTGCAGCACGTCGGTCGGGATGCACCTATTGCGGGGAGGAGGCGCGCTGGCGCTGATCGCGCTTGCCATCCATCCAGGTTCGAGCCAGCCTTTGCACGTAGTGCCACTCATCCTGGGAGCCGTGCTGCTGCTGCGCGGTTGTCCCATGTGCTGGCTGATCGGCCTGGTGCAAACGATCGGAAACAAGCGCACATGA
- a CDS encoding RNA polymerase sigma factor has translation MIQFDLPLVEAACSGDAAAIEKLLALSQPDLRRFARRSCATSEDADDAVQVALWNLQRNIGAIRVIAALAGWMFNIIERECYRLLRIRGKTEELTESMCNSLEQPVSNDALRRDLACAMAALPPAYREVLILRDVDELTAPEVAETLRISVPAVKSRLHRARAMMRERLLASGYTAVRQ, from the coding sequence ATGATCCAGTTCGACCTACCCCTTGTCGAAGCAGCCTGTAGCGGAGACGCCGCGGCGATCGAGAAGCTGTTGGCGCTGTCCCAGCCGGATTTGCGCCGCTTCGCGCGGCGCTCCTGCGCCACCAGCGAAGACGCGGACGACGCGGTACAGGTAGCCTTATGGAACTTGCAGCGCAATATTGGCGCCATTCGGGTCATTGCCGCCCTGGCCGGATGGATGTTCAACATCATCGAGCGCGAGTGCTACCGCTTGCTGCGTATTCGAGGAAAGACCGAGGAGCTCACCGAATCGATGTGCAACTCCCTGGAGCAACCGGTTTCAAACGATGCCCTCCGGCGCGACCTCGCCTGTGCGATGGCGGCCCTGCCGCCGGCGTACCGCGAGGTGCTGATCTTGCGTGATGTCGATGAATTGACGGCGCCGGAAGTCGCCGAGACGCTGCGGATTTCCGTGCCTGCCGTCAAAAGCCGCTTGCACCGCGCCCGCGCCATGATGCGCGAGCGCCTGCTAGCGAGCGGCTATACGGCTGTGCGCCAATGA
- the trmL gene encoding tRNA (uridine(34)/cytosine(34)/5-carboxymethylaminomethyluridine(34)-2'-O)-methyltransferase TrmL, translating into MFHVVLVEPEIPPNTGNVIRLCANTGVQLHLIEPLGFPLDDAKMRRAGLDYHDYATMKVHKHWDAFLADAQPDPARMFALTTHGSSPFADAAFRPGDVFVFGAESRGLDPALRESFPPAQRIRLPMMPDNRSLNLSNTVAVVVYEAWRQNGYAGGA; encoded by the coding sequence TTGTTTCACGTCGTCCTGGTCGAACCAGAAATTCCGCCCAACACGGGCAACGTCATCCGCCTGTGCGCCAATACCGGCGTGCAGCTGCACCTGATCGAACCGCTCGGTTTTCCGCTCGATGATGCCAAGATGCGGCGCGCGGGCCTCGATTACCACGACTACGCGACGATGAAGGTGCACAAGCACTGGGATGCTTTTCTGGCGGACGCCCAACCCGACCCGGCACGCATGTTCGCGCTCACGACCCATGGCTCATCGCCCTTCGCGGACGCGGCCTTCCGGCCGGGCGACGTCTTCGTGTTCGGTGCCGAATCGCGCGGCCTCGACCCCGCCCTGCGCGAAAGCTTCCCGCCCGCCCAGCGCATCCGCCTGCCGATGATGCCGGACAACCGCAGCCTGAACCTGTCCAATACGGTGGCGGTGGTGGTGTATGAGGCGTGGCGCCAGAACGGGTATGCGGGCGGGGCCTGA
- a CDS encoding ComF family protein, producing the protein MLSSLLPCSCALCGERADEVVCTPCTARYATRGSRVPGALRVLRQPARHGRRRGQCGACLADPPAFDATLAACDYEAPLDGLVLALKFGARLPLAPWFGQRLSGAVLARPGWPLPDVLCPVPPGPGRLVERGYNQALEIARPLARGLGIALAPRLLTRVVETAAQSGVAPRERARNIRGAFAVTPGMAHLVSGRHIGVVDDVMTSGHTLNEVAATLKAAGAARVSNLVFARTPPH; encoded by the coding sequence TTGTTGTCCTCGCTGCTGCCCTGCTCCTGCGCGCTGTGCGGCGAGCGCGCCGACGAGGTCGTCTGCACGCCCTGCACCGCACGCTATGCCACGCGGGGGAGCCGCGTCCCCGGCGCGCTGCGCGTGCTGCGCCAACCCGCTCGGCACGGCAGACGACGGGGGCAGTGTGGCGCCTGCCTGGCGGACCCGCCGGCTTTCGATGCCACCCTCGCCGCCTGCGACTACGAAGCGCCGCTCGACGGCCTGGTGCTGGCGCTGAAGTTCGGCGCGCGCCTGCCGCTCGCACCCTGGTTCGGCCAGCGCTTGTCCGGGGCTGTGCTGGCCCGGCCCGGCTGGCCCCTGCCAGACGTGCTGTGCCCGGTACCCCCGGGGCCCGGCCGCCTGGTCGAACGCGGCTACAACCAGGCGCTCGAGATCGCCCGGCCGCTGGCACGCGGGCTCGGCATCGCGCTGGCACCGCGCCTGCTCACGCGGGTCGTCGAGACGGCGGCGCAGTCCGGCGTCGCGCCGCGCGAACGGGCACGCAACATCCGGGGCGCGTTCGCCGTCACGCCCGGGATGGCGCACCTGGTATCCGGCCGCCACATCGGCGTTGTCGACGACGTCATGACCAGCGGCCACACGCTGAACGAAGTAGCGGCCACCTTGAAGGCCGCCGGCGCGGCGCGCGTGTCGAACCTGGTGTTCGCGCGCACGCCGCCGCATTGA
- a CDS encoding methyltransferase domain-containing protein, giving the protein MSAPIDASRVRALFAEPGRVAPGDFLRREIAERMHERLSLVKIVPQRVLDAGCGAGPDLELLQKRYPAAHIVGLDASPAMLAAARAAAPQAGSGMRSLNQMLSRLMPAKAGVDLVCGDFGALPFGPNSLDLVWSNLALHWHPQPDRVFSEWRRTLRVDGLLMFSNFGPDTFKELRAAFAEMDETPHTLPFVDMHDFGDQLIEAGFSTPVMDAERITVTYGTVDALLADVRAVGGNPLATRRRGLVGRAAWGRMRDALEAGRGADGKIDLSFEVIYGHAFRPVPKSTASGESIVRFQPRKP; this is encoded by the coding sequence ATGAGTGCGCCGATTGACGCGTCGCGCGTGCGTGCGCTGTTCGCGGAACCTGGGCGCGTGGCGCCAGGCGACTTCCTGCGCCGCGAGATTGCCGAACGCATGCACGAGCGCCTGAGCCTGGTGAAAATCGTGCCCCAGCGCGTGCTCGATGCCGGTTGCGGCGCCGGGCCCGACCTGGAACTCCTGCAAAAGCGTTACCCGGCTGCCCATATCGTCGGCCTGGATGCGTCGCCCGCCATGCTGGCGGCGGCGCGGGCGGCCGCACCGCAGGCAGGCTCGGGCATGCGTTCGCTGAACCAGATGCTCAGCCGCTTGATGCCCGCCAAGGCCGGCGTCGACCTGGTTTGCGGCGACTTCGGTGCCCTGCCATTCGGGCCGAACTCGCTCGACCTGGTCTGGTCGAACCTGGCACTGCACTGGCATCCGCAACCCGACCGCGTCTTCTCCGAGTGGCGCCGCACCCTGCGCGTGGACGGCTTGCTGATGTTCTCCAATTTCGGACCCGATACCTTCAAGGAGCTGCGCGCCGCCTTTGCTGAAATGGACGAAACCCCTCACACGCTGCCTTTTGTCGACATGCACGATTTCGGCGACCAGCTGATCGAAGCGGGCTTCTCGACGCCGGTCATGGACGCCGAGCGCATCACCGTCACCTACGGCACGGTGGACGCGCTGCTGGCCGACGTGCGCGCGGTCGGCGGCAATCCGCTGGCGACGCGCCGGCGCGGGCTGGTCGGCCGCGCCGCATGGGGCCGCATGCGCGACGCGCTCGAGGCCGGGCGCGGCGCCGACGGCAAGATTGACCTGAGCTTCGAAGTCATCTACGGCCACGCCTTCCGGCCGGTGCCGAAGAGCACGGCGTCGGGCGAATCGATCGTGCGCTTCCAGCCACGTAAGCCGTAG